In Thiovibrio frasassiensis, one DNA window encodes the following:
- a CDS encoding cytochrome ubiquinol oxidase subunit I: MNYPIWQLDFSGGGLLIALIAILHVYISHFAIGGGLFLVLTEMKGYREGSQEILDYTRKHTKFFLLLTLVLGAITGVGIWFTIALIAPAATSVLIHNFVFGWAIEWLFFLGEIVAILIYYQTFGRMERRSHLIIGWLYFIFAWLSLFAINGIIGFMLTPGKWLTTGNFWDGIFNPTFWPALFFRTFLCLMLAGLYGFLTSTAIKDEGFRLRMVRYCATWLLAPFLLFLASAYWYVQSLPEGPKGWLLNLDATLAPYLTFFVWGSPILFLGGLLMVIRLPQTAKRALAVLLLLLGIAYMGSFEYIREGSRRPYTISGHIYANSILVKDLAAVSEKGVLASAKWVSKDITEANRMVVGRQIYNIFCASCHSIGGPIRDIRKLSAKYASVYVMEGEIGGQGKLIGCMPPFPGTEAERNALATFLVEGLQGKKQPAARAQLITPPLPPLPFEPDSSEYILLAWNSLGMHCMTDADSYFSILPPGNTLQAQLIKRGPIPSVITDGVILSYRVEPGFEKPADKVDFWKYLPSLYGTSKPDNIGLSDNGLAGNMTPHAESKAFVADKVPVVPYPDAGGYMPYPSFTIEARDKGTNGLLASTRMIAPVSTEMGCNNCHGGGWSKGVAGISPVPTKDFLSVHDRFNKTTLLASAKLGKPVLCQSCHADPALNAPGKPKLLNLSAAIHGWHANFLTGRGAEACGLCHPNNPQGSTLCLRGIHNDAGLTCINCHGTLEDHALSLLVAEKKAGKKGADRLMQHLKPRTAPSLAEIKPRTPWLNEPDCLTCHVNYGPPETDSAFNVWTKDGSGLYRNRHDESGSIHCATCHGSPHAIYPATNPYERERDNFGPRQYQNNPYPIGANKNCKVCHTIEMEVEMHHPNSLNMMRNTRE, translated from the coding sequence ATGAATTATCCGATCTGGCAGTTGGATTTTTCCGGTGGCGGCTTGCTCATCGCCCTGATCGCCATCCTGCATGTGTACATCTCCCATTTTGCCATCGGCGGCGGCCTCTTTCTCGTGCTCACCGAGATGAAAGGGTACCGGGAAGGCTCCCAGGAGATCCTTGATTATACCCGCAAACACACCAAGTTCTTTCTGCTCCTCACCCTGGTACTGGGTGCCATCACCGGGGTGGGCATCTGGTTCACCATTGCCCTGATCGCCCCGGCCGCAACCTCGGTCCTTATCCACAACTTTGTTTTCGGCTGGGCCATAGAGTGGCTCTTTTTTCTCGGCGAAATCGTCGCCATCCTCATCTATTACCAGACCTTTGGCCGCATGGAACGACGCAGCCACCTGATCATCGGCTGGCTCTATTTCATCTTTGCCTGGCTCTCCCTTTTTGCCATCAACGGGATCATCGGCTTCATGCTGACCCCCGGCAAATGGCTGACCACCGGCAACTTCTGGGACGGGATCTTCAACCCCACCTTCTGGCCGGCCCTTTTCTTCCGCACCTTCCTCTGCCTCATGCTGGCAGGCCTTTACGGCTTCCTGACCTCCACCGCCATTAAGGACGAGGGGTTTCGCTTACGCATGGTGCGCTACTGCGCCACCTGGCTGCTCGCCCCCTTTCTCCTCTTTCTCGCCTCCGCCTACTGGTATGTGCAGAGCCTGCCGGAAGGCCCCAAGGGTTGGCTGCTCAACCTCGACGCCACCCTGGCTCCCTATCTCACCTTCTTTGTCTGGGGCTCCCCCATTCTCTTTCTTGGCGGGTTGCTCATGGTCATCCGGCTGCCGCAGACCGCCAAGCGGGCTCTGGCCGTGCTCCTGCTCCTGCTCGGCATTGCCTACATGGGCTCCTTTGAGTACATCCGGGAGGGCAGCCGCAGACCGTACACCATCTCCGGGCATATTTACGCCAACTCCATCCTGGTCAAGGATCTGGCCGCGGTTTCCGAAAAAGGCGTCCTCGCTTCGGCCAAGTGGGTCAGCAAGGATATCACCGAGGCAAATCGGATGGTGGTCGGCAGACAGATCTACAACATCTTCTGCGCTTCCTGCCATTCCATCGGCGGGCCCATCCGCGACATCCGAAAATTGAGTGCCAAGTATGCTTCGGTCTATGTCATGGAGGGAGAGATCGGCGGCCAGGGAAAACTCATCGGCTGCATGCCGCCCTTTCCCGGCACGGAAGCAGAACGCAACGCCCTGGCCACTTTTCTGGTGGAAGGTTTGCAGGGCAAGAAACAGCCTGCAGCCAGGGCACAACTCATCACCCCGCCCCTGCCCCCTTTGCCCTTTGAGCCAGATTCCTCCGAGTATATTCTCCTCGCCTGGAACTCCCTGGGCATGCACTGCATGACCGATGCGGACAGCTATTTCAGCATCCTGCCCCCGGGCAATACCCTCCAGGCGCAGCTGATCAAACGTGGACCTATCCCTTCCGTTATTACCGACGGCGTAATCCTCTCCTATCGGGTGGAGCCGGGCTTTGAAAAACCGGCCGATAAGGTGGATTTCTGGAAATACCTCCCTTCCCTTTACGGCACCAGCAAACCGGACAATATCGGCTTAAGCGATAACGGTCTTGCCGGGAACATGACCCCCCATGCGGAAAGCAAGGCTTTTGTCGCCGACAAGGTGCCGGTGGTGCCATACCCGGATGCGGGCGGCTATATGCCCTACCCATCCTTCACCATTGAAGCGAGGGATAAGGGGACCAACGGGCTGCTCGCTTCCACCCGCATGATTGCGCCGGTTTCCACCGAGATGGGCTGCAACAACTGCCATGGCGGCGGCTGGAGCAAGGGAGTTGCCGGGATCTCGCCGGTGCCGACCAAGGATTTCCTTTCTGTCCATGACCGTTTCAATAAAACCACCCTTCTCGCCTCGGCCAAGCTCGGGAAACCGGTGCTCTGCCAAAGCTGCCATGCCGACCCGGCCCTGAATGCTCCGGGCAAGCCAAAACTCCTCAATCTGTCCGCCGCCATCCACGGCTGGCATGCCAACTTCCTGACCGGTCGCGGGGCCGAGGCCTGCGGTCTCTGTCACCCCAACAATCCGCAGGGCAGCACTCTCTGCCTGCGCGGCATCCATAATGATGCCGGCTTAACCTGCATCAACTGCCACGGCACCCTGGAAGATCACGCCCTCTCTCTGCTTGTGGCCGAGAAAAAGGCGGGCAAGAAGGGGGCGGACCGGCTGATGCAGCACCTGAAACCCCGGACGGCACCAAGCCTGGCCGAGATCAAGCCGCGCACCCCCTGGCTGAACGAACCGGACTGCCTCACCTGCCATGTCAATTATGGCCCGCCGGAGACGGACAGCGCCTTTAATGTCTGGACCAAGGACGGCAGCGGGCTCTACCGCAATCGCCATGACGAGTCGGGCAGCATCCATTGCGCCACCTGCCACGGCAGCCCGCACGCCATCTACCCGGCCACCAACCCCTACGAAAGGGAGCGGGACAACTTCGGCCCCCGGCAGTACCAAAACAACCCCTATCCCATCGGGGCCAATAAAAACTGCAAGGTCTGCCATACCATTGAAATGGAGGTGGAGATGCACCACCCCAACTCCCTCAACATGATGCGCAACACCCGGGAGTAG
- a CDS encoding FeoA family protein, translating to MPTVLLREMQKDQSGTITAVKVGGELGRRIRDMGIVPGTRITIMGRAPLYDPVAIRIMGGTLTLRNTEADYIEVEIA from the coding sequence ATGCCAACAGTTCTGCTTCGCGAAATGCAGAAAGACCAGTCAGGCACCATTACCGCGGTTAAGGTCGGCGGCGAGCTTGGCCGCCGCATCCGCGACATGGGCATTGTCCCCGGCACCCGCATCACCATCATGGGCCGGGCTCCCCTCTACGACCCGGTGGCGATCCGAATCATGGGCGGCACCCTGACTCTGCGCAACACCGAGGCAGACTATATCGAGGTGGAAATCGCCTGA
- the feoB gene encoding ferrous iron transport protein B, whose protein sequence is MATTITIALAGNPNAGKTTLFNTLTGARQHVGNYPGVTVEKKEGGYTFPTGEVATIIDLPGTYSLTAYSVEEVVARDYLVQEKPDVVINITDASNLERNLYLSAQLLELGVPMIIALNMIDVARDRGITLDAQRLSALLKVPVVPIIARSGKGTPELMEAALEVARENGPWNPLHISYGEDVDLALQTMAQQISTSDFMTDNYTPRWLALKYLEGDSQIQEKGYRHNPVVDAELKEIVTRVGEHLHKTMETYPEAIIADHRYGYIKSVLRQEVITHKFDIDRLHASDRIDKILTNRFMGPLIMLAVLLGLYKFTFTYSQLPVSWLEGFFGWLGDNLNTFLPDGHLKSMLISGVIDGMGGVLGFVPLIMFMFFGIAILEDSGYLARVAFMMDRVFRLFGLHGSSVMAYIVSGGIAGGCAVPGVMAARTLRSPRERLATLLTVSFMNCGAKLPVLALLTATFFSKNQAALMFLLTLLAWAVALTAAKILRLTVLRGESTPFVMELPPYRFPTFRGLLIHTWERTWQYIKKAGTTILAISILIWAMMTFPGLPQSEEQNFARQRQEVAASLVQPEEASQLKAKLAALDTARAGSALRHSLAGRLGIAMEAVSWLPGFDWRTNIALVGGFAAKEVIVTTLGTAYSLGETDPEANASLSETLARDPHWNPVVALALIVFIMFYAPCFVTVVCISKESGSWKWGVFSICFNTVFAFLLATLVYQAGRALGFTG, encoded by the coding sequence ATGGCAACAACCATCACCATAGCCCTGGCCGGCAATCCAAATGCGGGCAAGACCACCCTGTTCAACACCCTGACCGGCGCCCGCCAGCATGTGGGCAACTACCCCGGCGTCACCGTGGAAAAGAAAGAGGGGGGGTACACCTTTCCCACCGGCGAAGTAGCCACGATCATCGACCTGCCCGGCACCTATTCCCTCACCGCCTATTCGGTGGAAGAGGTTGTGGCCCGCGATTATCTGGTACAGGAAAAACCCGATGTGGTCATCAATATCACCGATGCCTCCAACCTGGAACGCAACCTCTATCTTTCCGCCCAGCTCCTTGAGCTCGGGGTCCCCATGATCATCGCCCTCAATATGATCGATGTTGCCCGGGATCGCGGCATCACCCTTGATGCCCAGAGGCTCTCGGCTCTGCTCAAGGTCCCGGTTGTCCCCATCATTGCCCGCTCCGGCAAAGGCACCCCCGAGCTGATGGAGGCCGCCCTTGAAGTGGCCCGCGAAAACGGGCCCTGGAATCCCCTCCATATCTCCTACGGCGAAGACGTTGATCTCGCCCTGCAGACCATGGCGCAGCAAATCAGCACTTCCGACTTCATGACAGACAACTACACCCCCCGCTGGCTGGCCCTCAAGTACCTGGAAGGAGACAGCCAGATCCAGGAAAAAGGGTATCGCCACAACCCGGTTGTTGACGCGGAACTCAAGGAGATTGTGACCCGGGTCGGTGAACACCTGCACAAGACCATGGAAACCTATCCGGAGGCGATCATTGCCGACCACCGCTACGGGTATATCAAATCCGTGCTCCGCCAGGAGGTGATCACCCATAAATTCGACATCGACCGGCTCCATGCCTCCGACCGGATCGACAAGATCCTGACCAATCGGTTCATGGGACCGCTCATCATGCTCGCGGTGCTTCTCGGCCTCTACAAATTCACCTTCACCTACAGCCAGCTGCCCGTTTCCTGGCTCGAGGGATTTTTCGGCTGGCTGGGTGACAACCTCAACACCTTCCTGCCGGACGGCCACCTGAAATCCATGCTCATCTCCGGGGTTATCGACGGAATGGGCGGGGTGCTCGGCTTTGTCCCCCTGATCATGTTCATGTTTTTCGGCATCGCCATCCTCGAAGATTCCGGCTATCTGGCCCGGGTCGCCTTCATGATGGACCGGGTCTTCCGCCTCTTCGGGCTGCACGGCAGTTCGGTCATGGCCTACATCGTCTCCGGCGGCATTGCCGGGGGGTGTGCCGTGCCCGGGGTCATGGCCGCCCGCACCCTCCGCTCCCCCCGCGAACGGCTGGCCACCCTGCTCACCGTTTCCTTCATGAACTGCGGGGCCAAGCTGCCGGTGCTCGCCCTGCTCACCGCCACCTTTTTTTCCAAAAACCAGGCCGCGCTCATGTTCCTTTTGACCCTGCTGGCCTGGGCGGTGGCGCTCACCGCCGCCAAGATCCTGCGGCTCACCGTCTTGCGCGGCGAATCCACCCCCTTTGTCATGGAGCTGCCGCCCTACCGTTTTCCCACCTTCCGGGGATTGCTCATCCACACCTGGGAACGGACCTGGCAGTATATCAAGAAGGCGGGCACCACCATCCTGGCCATCTCCATCCTGATCTGGGCCATGATGACCTTTCCGGGGCTGCCGCAATCGGAAGAGCAGAATTTCGCCCGCCAGCGCCAGGAGGTTGCCGCCTCTTTGGTCCAGCCGGAAGAAGCCTCGCAACTGAAAGCAAAACTGGCTGCCCTTGACACCGCCCGGGCAGGAAGCGCTCTGCGCCATTCTCTCGCCGGCAGGCTCGGCATCGCCATGGAAGCAGTCAGCTGGCTGCCCGGCTTTGACTGGCGGACCAACATTGCCTTGGTGGGCGGATTTGCGGCCAAGGAGGTCATCGTCACCACCCTGGGTACGGCATACTCCTTGGGAGAGACAGACCCGGAGGCCAACGCTTCCCTGAGCGAAACCCTGGCCCGAGATCCGCACTGGAACCCGGTGGTGGCCCTGGCCCTCATCGTCTTTATCATGTTTTACGCACCCTGCTTTGTTACGGTGGTATGCATCTCCAAGGAGTCCGGCTCATGGAAGTGGGGAGTTTTTTCCATCTGTTTCAATACCGTCTTCGCCTTTTTGCTGGCGACCCTGGTCTATCAGGCCGGGCGGGCGCTGGGGTTTACCGGATAA
- a CDS encoding FeoB-associated Cys-rich membrane protein: MWQNIIISCIIVACAFFLGRRIFRQLTGKQSGCSSGCKGCNDPAAGSDSCTKAKADFPKKTDG, encoded by the coding sequence ATGTGGCAAAATATCATTATCTCCTGCATCATAGTGGCCTGCGCCTTTTTCCTCGGGCGCAGAATCTTTCGCCAGCTCACCGGCAAGCAATCGGGCTGCAGCTCCGGCTGCAAGGGGTGTAACGACCCAGCAGCGGGCTCCGACAGCTGCACAAAAGCCAAGGCGGACTTTCCCAAGAAAACCGATGGCTAA
- a CDS encoding mechanosensitive ion channel family protein: MLSNFESWLTSQGLSEGLAQALEFSAALAALLLLALLTGWAALRFLAPLFERTAQRSSSKWDDTLVERLFFKRSAYLLPSLAVYLACDLIYPPASPSGTLFKRAALILFVIISVRVLDAFLSALHDIYRLHGADRAKPIRGYIQAVTILVYIMAGIFIVAIATGQSPWGILTVLGGLTAVLLLVFKDTLLGFVASIQLSTNDMVQVGDWIEMPKYGADGEVIDISINTIKVRNWDKTIATIPTYALVSDSFKNWRGMAESGGRRIKRALLLDMNSIRFCSEEMLRRFAHIELLTPYLTSKGTEIAAYNAEHHPDPSSRLNGRQQTNIGILRAYIIAYLKHHPQIRQDMTFLVRQLEPTPQGLPMEIYVFSRQQAWADYEAVQADIFDHILAAVPEFGLRIFQFPAGHDLKGVLHP; this comes from the coding sequence ATGCTGAGCAACTTTGAATCTTGGCTCACAAGCCAAGGTCTTTCGGAGGGTCTTGCCCAGGCTCTGGAATTTTCCGCGGCCCTGGCCGCCCTGCTTCTTCTCGCCCTGCTTACCGGCTGGGCCGCTCTTCGCTTTCTCGCCCCCCTGTTCGAAAGAACGGCGCAACGCAGCAGCAGCAAGTGGGATGACACCCTGGTCGAGCGCCTTTTTTTCAAACGCTCAGCCTATCTGCTCCCCAGCTTGGCGGTCTATCTGGCCTGCGACCTCATCTACCCGCCGGCAAGCCCTTCCGGTACCCTCTTCAAGCGCGCGGCCCTGATCCTCTTTGTCATCATCAGCGTCCGGGTCCTGGACGCCTTCCTCTCTGCACTGCACGACATCTACCGGTTGCATGGTGCCGACAGGGCCAAACCCATCCGGGGCTACATCCAGGCCGTTACCATTCTCGTCTACATCATGGCCGGTATCTTTATCGTGGCCATTGCCACCGGCCAGTCTCCCTGGGGCATTCTCACCGTCCTCGGCGGGCTCACCGCCGTCTTGCTCTTGGTGTTCAAGGATACCCTGCTCGGCTTTGTCGCCAGCATCCAGCTTTCCACCAACGACATGGTCCAGGTCGGCGACTGGATTGAGATGCCGAAATACGGGGCGGACGGCGAGGTGATCGATATCTCCATCAATACCATCAAGGTGCGTAACTGGGACAAGACCATCGCCACCATCCCGACCTACGCCTTGGTCTCGGACAGCTTCAAAAACTGGCGCGGCATGGCCGAATCCGGCGGCCGCCGCATCAAACGGGCCCTGTTGCTGGACATGAATTCGATCCGGTTCTGCAGCGAAGAGATGCTCCGCCGCTTTGCCCACATCGAGCTGCTGACCCCCTACCTCACCAGCAAGGGAACAGAAATTGCCGCTTACAACGCCGAACACCATCCCGATCCCAGCAGTCGCCTCAACGGCAGACAGCAGACCAATATCGGCATTCTTCGCGCCTACATCATCGCCTACCTCAAGCATCACCCGCAGATCCGGCAGGACATGACCTTTCTGGTCCGACAGCTGGAGCCCACCCCCCAGGGGTTGCCCATGGAAATTTATGTCTTCAGCCGTCAGCAGGCCTGGGCGGATTACGAGGCGGTCCAGGCCGACATTTTCGACCATATCCTGGCCGCGGTGCCTGAATTCGGCCTCCGGATCTTTCAGTTCCCCGCCGGCCACGATCTGAAAGGGGTGCTGCATCCTTAG
- a CDS encoding selenium metabolism-associated LysR family transcriptional regulator, protein MDLHRLEVFCKVVELKSFTKAAEAIFLSQPTVSEHIRSLEEMLEERLVDRLGREALPTPAGQLLYKYARKILRLRQETIQAMADYRGALAGHLALGASTIPGAYILPQQIGAFKKLHPAIQITLSISNSRTVADGVQNGDTEFGVVGARWSDPALEWQEILEDELVLTVYPSHPFARLKTVEPSRLLDEPMIIRERDSGTRRVVTQLLEKYLDLARLQIVAEMGSTEAVRQSIKSEVGIAILSRRAVAEDIERGSLVAVPLRKIRLSRPFYLVTRKNRHPSPICSTFLDFLQQPPVLT, encoded by the coding sequence ATGGACCTGCACCGCCTGGAAGTATTTTGCAAGGTTGTCGAACTGAAGAGCTTCACCAAGGCCGCCGAGGCCATTTTTCTTTCCCAGCCCACGGTGAGCGAACATATCCGCAGCCTGGAAGAAATGCTCGAAGAACGGCTGGTGGACCGGTTGGGCCGTGAAGCGCTGCCCACCCCGGCAGGCCAGCTTCTCTACAAATACGCCCGCAAGATCCTCCGCCTTCGCCAGGAAACCATCCAGGCCATGGCCGATTACCGCGGTGCCCTGGCCGGACATCTCGCCCTCGGCGCCAGCACCATCCCCGGAGCCTATATTCTGCCCCAACAGATCGGCGCCTTCAAAAAACTCCACCCCGCCATCCAGATCACCCTCTCGATCAGCAACTCCCGCACGGTGGCGGACGGAGTTCAGAATGGCGACACGGAATTCGGCGTGGTCGGCGCCCGCTGGAGCGACCCGGCCCTCGAATGGCAGGAGATCCTGGAAGACGAACTGGTCCTCACCGTCTATCCGAGCCACCCTTTTGCCAGGCTAAAGACAGTGGAGCCCAGCCGGCTTCTCGACGAACCGATGATCATCCGGGAACGGGACTCCGGCACCCGCCGGGTCGTTACCCAATTGCTCGAAAAATACCTGGATCTCGCCCGCTTGCAAATTGTTGCCGAAATGGGCAGCACCGAGGCGGTCCGCCAGTCCATTAAGTCGGAGGTCGGCATCGCCATCCTCTCCCGCCGGGCCGTGGCCGAGGATATCGAGCGCGGCTCCCTGGTGGCGGTGCCCTTGCGCAAGATCCGCCTCTCGCGCCCGTTTTATCTGGTCACCCGCAAAAACCGACACCCTTCGCCGATCTGCAGTACCTTTCTCGATTTTTTGCAGCAACCGCCCGTGTTGACTTAA
- a CDS encoding 4Fe-4S binding protein — MQWDKDAEQAVGKIPFFVRQRVKKRVEAEAQQSGGARVTMAHVAACQQRYLHHQEEEVKGFCLEACFGQNGCPNRIDTGENLAGRLETLLGTHNLKEFMQSRVSGPLKLHHKFRLTMADCPNSCSRPQIVDIGLISAALPKLTETACSGCGSCLNACREEAITLAGPEAAPQFNWQRCLACGQCARACPTATIAQGCTGYRILLGGKLGRHPQLGQELSGIFSAETTLAIVDACLAHFKAENKKGERFGELLNRTGVTFLAPYTILPPR, encoded by the coding sequence ATGCAGTGGGACAAAGATGCGGAACAGGCGGTGGGCAAGATCCCTTTTTTCGTTCGCCAGCGCGTGAAAAAAAGAGTGGAGGCCGAGGCGCAGCAGAGTGGTGGTGCCAGGGTAACCATGGCCCATGTTGCCGCCTGCCAGCAACGCTACCTGCACCATCAGGAAGAGGAAGTGAAAGGATTCTGCCTGGAGGCGTGTTTCGGCCAAAACGGCTGCCCCAATCGCATCGACACCGGGGAGAATCTGGCGGGACGACTCGAAACCCTGCTCGGCACACACAACTTGAAAGAATTCATGCAGAGCCGGGTCTCCGGCCCGCTCAAGCTGCACCACAAGTTCCGACTCACCATGGCAGACTGCCCCAACAGTTGCTCCCGCCCGCAGATTGTCGATATCGGCCTGATCAGCGCCGCCCTCCCCAAATTGACTGAGACCGCCTGCTCCGGATGCGGCTCCTGCCTTAATGCCTGCCGGGAAGAGGCGATCACCCTTGCCGGGCCGGAAGCCGCGCCGCAGTTCAATTGGCAACGCTGCCTGGCCTGCGGCCAATGCGCCAGGGCCTGCCCCACCGCCACCATCGCCCAGGGGTGTACCGGCTACCGCATCCTCTTGGGCGGCAAACTGGGCCGCCACCCGCAACTTGGCCAAGAACTGTCCGGGATCTTTTCTGCGGAAACCACCCTGGCCATCGTCGACGCCTGCCTCGCCCATTTCAAGGCGGAAAACAAAAAGGGGGAACGATTCGGCGAGCTGCTCAACCGCACCGGCGTCACCTTTCTCGCCCCCTATACCATCTTACCCCCCCGATGA
- a CDS encoding DUF2293 domain-containing protein, which translates to MELGNKTVRPGLHGTLTDEEGKKIIPPEGWGFLPAGDAGITKKVTAQGIFWRVRTQIGRRIITKGIWAPAETIALAKKVVEEVRSTAAHKNKLAGARQRRDKKQAEYEKEFFLEIRSFLAFTPRHHDSEKEMALAITAHAVPVGSGTVARTTTIPVAERAAKAVLAWMRHQTTDYEAMRIPIIKGKRQEIRRMLAGRSAELLKAYREDLEPSPACPLQKALEKIKPTTENIPS; encoded by the coding sequence ATGGAACTTGGCAATAAAACCGTTCGACCTGGCTTACACGGCACCCTTACAGATGAAGAGGGCAAAAAAATAATTCCCCCCGAGGGGTGGGGCTTCCTTCCTGCAGGCGATGCCGGAATCACCAAGAAGGTAACCGCCCAGGGAATTTTCTGGCGAGTACGGACACAAATAGGCCGGCGCATCATCACCAAAGGTATCTGGGCACCGGCAGAAACGATAGCTCTGGCCAAGAAAGTGGTTGAGGAGGTCCGTTCAACGGCGGCACACAAAAACAAATTAGCCGGTGCCCGCCAACGCAGGGACAAGAAACAGGCCGAATACGAAAAGGAGTTTTTCCTTGAAATCCGCTCCTTTCTCGCGTTCACCCCAAGACATCACGATTCGGAAAAAGAGATGGCGCTGGCTATTACCGCGCATGCGGTCCCTGTTGGCAGCGGAACGGTGGCGCGGACAACCACGATTCCCGTCGCAGAGCGGGCGGCAAAAGCGGTGCTCGCATGGATGCGGCATCAAACCACCGATTATGAAGCCATGCGGATCCCTATAATAAAAGGAAAAAGACAGGAAATCAGAAGAATGCTGGCCGGTCGATCAGCAGAGTTGCTCAAGGCGTATCGAGAAGACCTCGAGCCCTCTCCTGCCTGCCCATTACAAAAAGCGCTGGAAAAAATCAAACCAACCACAGAGAACATTCCTTCATGA
- a CDS encoding MFS transporter: protein MEKNATKSTTIRHLLRALRSRNYRLFIAGQGISLVGTWMQLVAMSWLVYRLTGSAMLLGVVGFASQIPTIFISPVAGVLADRWKRHHLLLVTQSLALLQAASLALIVLSGTVQVWQIILLSLILGVVNAFDIPIRQSFVVEMVEHREDLSNAIALNSSLVNGARLIGPAIAGILVASVGEGICFVLNAISYLAVIVALASMRLPAAPPRPHPRRHILHELSDGFRYAYTFAPIRSILLLLALISLMGMPYSVLVPVFAKDILHGNAHTFGFLMTAAGSGALLGTLHLASRHSVLGLDRLIVLATIFFAVGIATFALSSNFTLSLAALAVAGFGAMTLVASCNTVLQTILEEDKRGRVMSFFTMAFIGVAPFGSLGAGSMAEILGPRNTLLLGSIGCLVGAAVFTRHLPQIREKIRPIYLRMGIIQEVATGMATATEQPPLPGDDGGQEGRLETRGKDVY from the coding sequence GTGGAAAAAAACGCAACGAAAAGCACCACCATCCGCCATCTTCTCCGCGCCCTCCGTTCCAGAAACTACCGCCTCTTTATCGCCGGCCAAGGCATCTCCCTGGTCGGCACCTGGATGCAGCTGGTTGCCATGAGCTGGCTGGTGTATCGTTTGACCGGATCCGCCATGCTTTTGGGGGTTGTTGGTTTCGCCAGCCAGATTCCGACCATCTTCATCTCTCCTGTCGCCGGCGTACTCGCGGACCGCTGGAAACGACACCATCTTTTGCTCGTGACCCAATCCCTTGCCCTGTTGCAGGCGGCCTCCCTTGCCCTTATCGTGCTGAGCGGAACCGTGCAGGTCTGGCAGATCATCTTGCTGAGCCTGATCCTGGGGGTTGTCAATGCCTTCGACATCCCGATCCGCCAATCCTTTGTCGTCGAGATGGTCGAACACCGGGAGGATCTGAGCAACGCCATTGCCCTCAACTCCTCCCTGGTCAATGGCGCCCGCCTTATCGGCCCGGCCATCGCCGGCATCCTCGTTGCCTCGGTGGGAGAAGGGATCTGTTTTGTCCTCAACGCCATCAGCTACCTGGCCGTCATTGTGGCCCTCGCCTCCATGCGTCTCCCTGCCGCACCTCCTCGTCCGCACCCCAGGCGCCATATCCTCCATGAACTGTCCGATGGTTTCCGGTACGCCTATACCTTTGCGCCGATCAGAAGCATTCTCCTCCTCCTGGCCCTGATCAGCCTCATGGGAATGCCTTATTCCGTGCTGGTCCCTGTCTTTGCCAAGGATATCCTGCATGGCAACGCCCACACCTTCGGCTTTCTCATGACCGCCGCCGGCAGCGGGGCCCTGCTCGGCACGCTGCATCTCGCCTCCCGGCACAGCGTTCTCGGACTTGACCGCCTGATTGTGCTGGCTACGATTTTTTTTGCGGTCGGCATCGCCACCTTTGCCCTGTCCAGCAACTTCACTCTCTCGCTGGCGGCACTGGCGGTGGCGGGATTTGGCGCCATGACCCTGGTCGCTTCCTGCAACACGGTTCTGCAAACGATTCTGGAGGAAGACAAACGCGGCCGGGTAATGAGCTTTTTTACCATGGCGTTCATTGGGGTAGCGCCGTTTGGAAGTCTTGGCGCCGGATCAATGGCTGAGATTCTCGGACCCCGAAACACCCTGCTGCTCGGCAGCATCGGTTGCCTTGTCGGGGCGGCGGTTTTCACCCGCCACCTCCCGCAGATCCGGGAGAAAATACGGCCGATTTATCTCCGCATGGGAATTATCCAGGAGGTTGCCACCGGGATGGCGACGGCGACAGAACAACCGCCATTGCCGGGAGATGACGGAGGCCAAGAAGGCCGCCTTGAAACAAGAGGGAAAGACGTATACTGA